From one Streptomyces sp. NBC_01197 genomic stretch:
- a CDS encoding type IV secretory system conjugative DNA transfer family protein produces MNDNSKASTLIDSTSQPTVNQAADIDVLAAEKPEEAWKPIEGNAYKNVLFTRRAIFHRPTVRLTALSVPTALLATERATQDTDPGGMLGTIFGGVLEAGGSLFEAQPLLVTATAVGLVGAGYMMFKGDFTRETDGFAPKGTLRKALGAPQLVKKRNVLRPSLAKVPARKVDTNAVGTYLGKDRKTDLHLYMAIEDSSVMVAPPGAGKTAKLANWIIDAPGAVLATSVKVDIVDQTEKLRARVGNILIWNPQDIGGRTSNVAWDPVMGCSDPEHGVERAMRRANYLLDGSDATRGVENRNFWETASYSVLKAFLWAADAEGLTLLDVARWSKSFRNTEAIDILAKFEHPDPYNPSRPVAPRGWRDDLLQVQKVEGKPTTGENVFGTLSKTFMFLDTPQVQRVIEDAHRGGGLFDIRGYLQSQDTLYLLGRDTGRGGIGPLFSCLTGEIYEEARDMAPLQRGGRLDAPWSLILDEAALICSVPLEKWTSDSRGLGIAIHAVFQSRSQMRERYGREAAKTIWTNMVKLVLGGLADEEDLKGLSELCGRHKEKRESHSNSPGPDGTMRQSSSYTWVEVDTMTPADIMNLEPGEILVLRRNIGGPVVVRYVAVWDRKDVKAVAKQEKRDAKAAMKARKRKDSTVPAYAPPVTAPLVEDPADLWAPPEPASPWAPSGDPSPWTANPAASGWASGPLPGPRDHLQVLRGEVLPPVPPMPEHPPVVPDQPDFAPTRHLEQVPPQPEPQEQPAGTVPAAVPLRKTGTDDGPAADDSWGDDDETGF; encoded by the coding sequence GTGAACGACAACAGTAAGGCCAGCACTCTGATCGACTCGACCAGCCAGCCCACCGTCAACCAGGCTGCGGACATCGACGTTTTGGCGGCCGAGAAGCCGGAAGAGGCGTGGAAGCCCATCGAGGGCAACGCTTACAAGAACGTGCTGTTCACCCGGCGCGCGATCTTCCACCGGCCCACCGTGCGGCTGACGGCCCTGAGCGTGCCGACTGCCCTGCTCGCCACTGAGAGGGCGACGCAGGACACCGACCCCGGCGGGATGCTCGGCACCATCTTCGGCGGGGTGCTCGAAGCTGGTGGCTCGCTGTTCGAGGCGCAGCCGCTACTGGTGACGGCTACGGCGGTCGGCCTGGTCGGCGCCGGATACATGATGTTCAAGGGGGACTTCACCCGCGAGACCGACGGGTTCGCCCCCAAGGGCACACTGCGCAAGGCGCTCGGCGCCCCCCAACTGGTCAAGAAGCGCAACGTGCTGCGTCCTAGCCTGGCGAAGGTTCCGGCGCGGAAGGTGGACACCAACGCGGTCGGCACCTACCTGGGCAAGGACCGCAAGACGGACCTGCACCTGTACATGGCGATTGAGGACAGCTCCGTGATGGTCGCCCCGCCCGGCGCGGGCAAGACGGCGAAGCTGGCCAACTGGATCATCGACGCACCCGGCGCGGTCCTGGCGACGTCGGTGAAGGTGGACATCGTCGACCAGACCGAGAAGCTGCGAGCCCGGGTCGGCAACATCCTGATCTGGAACCCGCAGGACATCGGCGGCCGGACCTCGAACGTGGCCTGGGACCCGGTGATGGGCTGCTCCGACCCGGAGCACGGCGTCGAGCGGGCGATGCGCCGCGCCAACTACCTGCTCGACGGCTCCGACGCCACCCGTGGTGTCGAGAACCGCAACTTCTGGGAGACGGCCAGCTACTCGGTGCTCAAGGCGTTCTTGTGGGCGGCCGACGCGGAGGGCCTGACCCTGCTGGACGTGGCCCGCTGGTCCAAGAGCTTCCGCAACACCGAAGCGATCGACATCCTGGCGAAGTTCGAGCACCCCGACCCCTACAACCCGTCCCGGCCGGTCGCCCCGCGCGGCTGGAGGGACGACCTGCTCCAGGTGCAGAAGGTCGAGGGCAAGCCGACCACCGGCGAGAACGTCTTCGGGACGCTGTCCAAGACGTTCATGTTCCTCGACACCCCGCAAGTCCAGCGGGTCATCGAGGACGCGCACCGGGGCGGCGGACTCTTCGACATCCGCGGATACCTGCAGTCGCAGGACACCCTGTACCTGCTCGGCCGGGACACCGGCCGGGGCGGCATCGGCCCGCTGTTCAGCTGCCTCACGGGCGAGATCTACGAAGAGGCCCGGGACATGGCCCCGCTGCAGCGCGGCGGTCGCCTGGACGCGCCCTGGTCGCTGATCCTCGACGAAGCAGCGCTGATCTGCTCCGTGCCGCTGGAGAAGTGGACCTCGGACAGCCGCGGCCTGGGCATCGCCATCCACGCCGTGTTCCAGTCGCGCTCGCAGATGCGGGAGCGCTACGGCCGAGAGGCGGCGAAGACGATCTGGACCAACATGGTCAAGCTCGTCCTCGGCGGCCTGGCCGACGAAGAGGACCTCAAGGGCCTGTCGGAGCTGTGCGGCCGGCACAAGGAGAAGCGGGAGTCGCACTCGAACTCCCCGGGCCCGGACGGCACCATGCGCCAGTCCTCCTCGTACACCTGGGTCGAGGTCGACACCATGACCCCGGCGGACATCATGAACCTGGAGCCGGGCGAGATCCTGGTGCTGCGCCGAAACATCGGCGGGCCGGTCGTCGTCCGCTACGTGGCCGTGTGGGACCGCAAGGACGTCAAGGCGGTGGCCAAGCAGGAGAAGCGGGACGCCAAGGCGGCGATGAAGGCGCGCAAGCGCAAGGACTCCACGGTGCCCGCCTACGCCCCGCCCGTGACCGCGCCGCTCGTCGAGGACCCGGCGGACCTGTGGGCCCCGCCGGAGCCTGCCAGCCCGTGGGCTCCGTCGGGTGACCCCAGCCCGTGGACGGCGAACCCGGCGGCCAGCGGCTGGGCGTCCGGCCCGCTGCCCGGCCCGCGCGACCACCTGCAGGTCTTGCGCGGCGAGGTCCTCCCGCCGGTGCCTCCGATGCCGGAGCACCCGCCGGTCGTCCCCGACCAGCCGGACTTCGCGCCGACCCGGCACCTGGAGCAGGTGCCGCCGCAGCCGGAGCCGCAGGAGCAGCCCGCCGGGACCGTGCCGGCGGCGGTGCCGCTGCGCAAGACCGGTACCGACGATGGCCCGGCGGCGGACGACAGCTGGGGCGACGACGACGAGACGGGGTTCTAA
- a CDS encoding ParA family protein, whose protein sequence is MLIANMSPRTTGKTTDTGWLSHALLEDEEGYDVVGYDADHSKQFWSWSQPEKGNFAFPVHLQASAKFHQEVVPPTGNRIAMVDCGHTENHIFIADSILRVADLVILHMSPTAADWERICEPETAKSFKDILASSAPLRATGKKPETWVLLNRTVANASSTGYYREEMAKEGYEVFSTVIPRSERFGDSMGAPVEGAAKTAFGALVTEMKKRGLLPVGDQEVSR, encoded by the coding sequence ATGCTTATCGCGAACATGTCGCCCCGCACGACAGGCAAGACCACCGACACCGGGTGGCTGTCGCACGCCCTGCTGGAGGATGAGGAAGGCTACGACGTCGTTGGGTACGACGCCGACCACAGCAAGCAGTTCTGGAGCTGGAGCCAGCCGGAGAAGGGGAATTTCGCTTTCCCCGTGCACCTGCAGGCGTCCGCCAAGTTTCATCAGGAGGTCGTGCCGCCGACGGGGAACCGCATCGCGATGGTGGACTGCGGGCACACCGAGAACCACATCTTCATCGCGGACTCCATTCTCCGCGTCGCCGACCTGGTGATCCTGCACATGTCGCCGACCGCTGCCGACTGGGAACGGATCTGCGAGCCGGAGACCGCCAAGTCGTTCAAGGACATCCTGGCGAGCAGTGCCCCGCTGAGGGCCACCGGCAAGAAGCCCGAGACATGGGTGCTGCTCAACCGCACCGTGGCGAACGCGTCGTCGACCGGCTACTACCGCGAGGAGATGGCCAAGGAGGGATACGAGGTGTTCAGCACGGTTATCCCGCGCAGCGAGCGCTTCGGCGACTCGATGGGAGCCCCGGTGGAGGGGGCCGCCAAGACAGCGTTCGGCGCGCTGGTGACGGAGATGAAGAAGCGCGGGCTGCTGCCCGTTGGCGACCAGGAGGTCAGCCGGTGA